In Amphiura filiformis chromosome 1, Afil_fr2py, whole genome shotgun sequence, the following are encoded in one genomic region:
- the LOC140149576 gene encoding uncharacterized protein, with protein sequence MDAKGKDSSDNIEQLLAIAKLIADEERAVKEGDIVSIQVAESKENKSPTKARKNQHQNKSSPNRKDKQNAPKKKTPKKRKKGKPLVYKCRICQRAYVRPVHLEEHIAVEHEGKRITCYICGNTMKWSSNYKVHLDKVHNIGDRLKKNIRRNCNICSATFDANYELYGHLKYVHDILEPYKCPMCDKTFKYYTCMTPHKLLHAELVKYRCSVCNIRFQCLTGFRKHCDKFGHQQLSEETSNIDDLVCHVCKRHFVDYPCFRIHVIKANKMGSCETGQKYICKVCHLSFASHKQHKKHCEQTHIGYKFPVKKRKPNPNPKPRNRDKHQCKVCGRYLFQRSMRGHLKTHQGTKAHKCDQCNYRTLSYALFQRHTNKHLYAKLFTCAYCPERFTNQSDLKKHEFMHKNTMQQKCSGCKEVLSGRTYVDHLLLCELRKQAEHSSIKDEEDRFIADFRLYERRQRYAKRRAELRKIKSKEVELRKSQNVAVSEHLRKVKTKTINKSKVIVAHAISSQNQDPKSLIDEETNQSVGKFDLEQNADTEDAKMEDMGNMKGQYQSDNEWEAGSLSDSDLTQAEVHVTKQDGAIQEAHGSSVSNSLQVERSDQTKALQDEGNLHDSDLEPAELSVQEAISSQNQDSKSLVDEETNQSDGKLDLEQNADTEDAKMEDMGNMKGQYQSDNSDDEWEAGSLSDSDLTQAEVHVTKQDGAIQEAHDSLSNSLQVERNDQTKALQDEGILEEEVTADNIPESSGPFKVKKQRVKCENNQVLILWSTRPTKLEGQNAEWEQHAEETSLSDEEDMKEMSVKGGSCDDEDTSGTREYTYVETFHLQVEGGQTMEDKKNMNESPDFFDEINVNESTDFFDEKNVDKSPDFFDEISCS encoded by the exons ATGGATGCGAAGGGCAAAGATAGTTCTGATAATATCGAGCAGTTACTTGCTATTGCAAAGTTGATTGCTGATGAGGAGAGAGCTGTCAAGGAAG GTGACATTGTCAGTATACAAGTAGCAGAAAGCAAAGAGAACAAGTCTCCTACAAAAGCTAGAAAAAACCAACACCAGAACAAGTCTTCACCAAACAGGAAGGACAAACAGAATGCACCaaagaaaaaaacacccaagaAACGTAAGAAAGGAAAACCTCTAGTTTACAAATGCCGTATATGTCAGAGAGCCTATGTACGTCCTGTACATTTGGAAGAGCATATTGCAGTTGAACACGAAGGCAAGAGGATCACATGTTATATTTGTGGCAACACTATGAAATGGTCCTCTAATTACAAAGTTCATCTGGATAAAGTGCACAACATTGGAGACAGATTGAAGAAAAATATTAGAAGAAACTGTAACATTTGTTCTGCCACTTTTGATGCAAATTATGAGCTTTATGGCCATCTCAAATATGTTCATGATATACTGGAGCCATATAAGTGTCCTATGTGTGATAAGACCttcaaatattatacatgtatgaccCCCCATAAATTACTGCATGCAGAGTTGGTGAAGTATAGGTGCAGTGTGTGTAACATCCGGTTTCAGTGTCTGACTGGATTTAGGAAGCACTGTGATAAATTTGGACATCAACAGTTATCAGAAGAGACTTCAAATATTGATGATCTTGTTTGCCATGTTTGCAAACGGCATTTTGTTGACTATCCTTGTTTTAGAATCCATGTAATCAAAGCAAACAAAATGGGAAGTTGTGAAACAGgacaaaaatatatatgtaaagTATGTCATTTGTCATTTGCAAGTCATAAACAGCATAAGAAACACTGTGAACAGACTCACATAGGCTATAAATTTCCTGTGAAAAAACGAAAaccaaacccaaacccaaaacCAAGAAACCGAGATAAACACCAGTGCAAAGTTTGTGGAAGATATCTGTTTCAAAGAAGTATGCGAGGGCACCTTAAAACGCACCAAGGAACAAAGGCTCACAAGTGCGACCAGTGCAATTATAGAACACTCAGTTATGCTCTATTCCAACGTCACACAAATAAACATCTTTATGCAAAACTATTTACATGTGCTTACTGTCCTGAAAGGTTTACTAATCAATCAGATTTGAAGAAACATGAATTCATGCACAAAAATACAATGCAACAAAAGTGTAGTGGCTGCAAGGAGGTATTATCTGGTCGTACATATGTTGATCATCTACTATTATGTGAATTAAGAAAACAGGCAGAGCATAGTAGTATAAAAGATGAAGAAGATAGGTTTATTGCTGATTTTAGGTTATATGAACGTAGACAGAGATATGCAAAAAGACGAGCTGAGTTAAGAAAGATCAAAAGTAAAGAGGTTGAATtaagaaaatctcaaaatgtagCAGTTAGTGAACATTTAAGGAAGGTCAAAACTAAGACAATTAATAAAAGTAAGGTTATTGTGGCTCATGCAATATCATCACAAAACCAGGATCCAAAATCACTGATTGATGAAGAAACCAACCAAAGTGTTGGCAAatttgatttagagcaaaatGCTGATACAGAAGATGCAAAGATGGAGGATATGGgtaatatgaaaggccaatatcAAAGTGATAATGAATGGGAAGCAGGTAGTTTAAGTGATTCAGATCTTACACAAGCAGAGGTACATGTAACGAAACAAGATGGAGCTATTCAGGAAGCACATGGTTCATCAGTAAGTAACTCTTTACAAGTAGAGAGAAGCGACCAAACAAAGGCTTTACAGGATGAGGGTAACTTGCATGATTCTGATTTGGAACCAGCAGAGCTGAGTGTACAAGAAGCAATATCATCACAAAACCAGGATTCAAAATCACTGGTTGATGAAGAAACCAACCAAAGTGATGGAAAACTTGATTTAGAGCAAAATGCTGATACAGAGGATGCAAAGATGGAGGATATGGgtaatatgaaaggccaatatcAAAGTGATAATAGTGATGATGAATGGGAAGCAGGTAGTTTAAGTGATTCAGATCTTACACAAGCAGAGGTACATGTAACGAAACAAGATGGAGCTATTCAGGAAGCACATGATTCATTAAGTAACTCCTTACAAGTAGAGAGAAATGACCAAACAAAGGCTTTACAGGATGAAGGCATCTTAGAAGAAGAGGTTACTGCAGACAACATTCCAGAGTCCAGTGGACCATTCAAAGTTAAAAAACAAAGGGTTAAGTGTGAAAATAACCAAGTTCTCATTCTTTGGTCAACCAGACCAACAAAATTAGAGGGCCAGAATGCAGAGTGGGAGCAACATGCGGAAGAGACAAGTTTGTCAGATGAGGAGGACATGAAAGAGATGAGTGTTAAGGGTGGTAGTTGTGATGATGAAGACACCAGTGGAACTCGGGAATATACATATGTGGAGACTTTCCACTTACAGGTTGAAGGAGGACAGACAATGGAGGATAAGAAAAATATGAATGAATCACCTGATTTCTTTGATGAGATAAATGTGAATGAATCAACtgatttctttgatgagaaaaatGTGGATAAATCACctgatttttttgatgaaataagctGTTCCTAA